The following proteins are encoded in a genomic region of Sulfurimonas sp. HSL3-7:
- a CDS encoding OadG family protein, with the protein MEMNSVFEGLKIMLLGMGTVFAFLIVMIVMMNIMSKIIHRFFPEPNDVENNVTPVQKNNAKKIAAITAAIIHHRSK; encoded by the coding sequence ATGGAAATGAATTCTGTATTTGAAGGCTTGAAAATCATGCTACTGGGTATGGGAACAGTCTTTGCTTTTCTCATCGTGATGATAGTAATGATGAATATCATGTCGAAAATTATCCACCGTTTTTTTCCTGAACCCAACGATGTTGAGAACAACGTAACGCCGGTTCAGAAAAACAATGCGAAGAAGATCGCCGCGATTACCGCTGCGATTATCCACCACAGAAGTAAGTAA
- a CDS encoding glycerophosphodiester phosphodiesterase family protein yields the protein MNFLKLFEKPDLVAAHRGDRSRQPENTLSALRSSIGKCDFIEIDVQLSRDRMPVIMHDETLGRTSNAKERFRDRKPWHVNDFSFEELQSLDYGSWFNGRSEPLLTLQQALAFAIEENQYLNIEIKDMSAFADDAEVVQTVITAIEKYGAESLVLLSSFYHPYLQLSKTISPVIPTAALLEHKKKDLLNYLRSLNVNACHLDDVITDRHTVHALRASGFAVNVYTVNDPVRQKELFAWGVNGVFTDNL from the coding sequence ATGAACTTTTTGAAACTGTTTGAAAAACCCGATCTTGTCGCGGCCCACCGCGGCGACCGCTCCCGTCAACCGGAAAACACCCTTTCCGCACTGCGATCGAGTATCGGAAAATGCGATTTCATCGAGATCGACGTGCAGTTGAGCCGTGACCGCATGCCGGTGATCATGCATGATGAGACCCTGGGGCGCACCAGCAATGCCAAAGAGCGCTTTCGAGACAGAAAGCCGTGGCACGTCAATGACTTCAGCTTTGAAGAGCTGCAGAGCCTTGATTACGGCAGCTGGTTCAACGGCAGGTCCGAACCGCTGCTGACACTTCAGCAGGCATTGGCCTTCGCTATAGAGGAGAACCAATACCTCAACATCGAGATCAAAGATATGTCAGCGTTTGCCGATGATGCCGAGGTGGTGCAGACCGTCATCACTGCCATAGAGAAATATGGTGCGGAATCCCTGGTCCTGCTCTCCTCTTTTTACCACCCCTATCTGCAGCTTAGCAAGACTATCTCGCCCGTTATCCCGACTGCAGCTTTACTGGAGCACAAAAAAAAAGATCTTCTCAACTACCTTCGCTCTCTCAATGTAAACGCCTGCCATCTCGATGATGTGATAACAGATCGGCATACTGTTCATGCGTTGCGTGCTTCAGGTTTCGCGGTAAACGTCTACACGGTCAATGACCCTGTTCGTCAAAAAGAGCTTTTTGCATGGGGCGTTAACGGTGTATTCACGGATAATCTATGA
- a CDS encoding hydrogenase small subunit, whose protein sequence is MRIVIVGGGIVAAYMANALKEQASEHEVLIVSKEPYPPYDRIHLCSLVNGSQSIEEIALPLPSGVGLELNAEVVQIDRTAKRIYTESSAFAYDILVIATGSKPRTLFGIKGMKNAVTFRSADDSACIAERVKGKNVVMLGVGPIGLELLDTLCTLEGPEKIYLVSRGKHLYDKAMTPASIAMMKRIYEEADPRVEILLEEEIVDKTVEGGEITKVVMKSRTIENPFLIFGVGITPSADLAKEVLDMDRGILVDEHMRSCDPSIYAVGEVAQLPDGYIAGRVKECTLEADAAIASILGKAGEGFKEFVTIDGLKVGSFLLADVTSTRYNPKDSNNEEIVITSKKESRVDHYITNDDRLVRFIGINTNIDVMALKQMMESGEKVDAAYFYANRLVSERGKLICSCASGYEQDLVEIIQTNCIESFGDLKPFSEAGRVCGRCKKDVAQLIADTPVDPEAAARMKAEREEAAKAAELAKVQHRIDKFNTLHPKNMIASENLEEAISAFDMNKEYNRWVSMITANMHLHPDYEPLVSKGVEQLNKIPIIWLELADCTGNSEGFIKSAHPKVDDLILRYISLDYHELLMAASGDQSESVLDSIIKNDAGRYILMVEGAIPMGMDGKFLRIGPKGETGYKLLKRVAENAAAVLSIGSCAFDGGVVAAEPNPTGAVGVAEALGRNDIINLPGCPVNPINIVGTLLHYIMFDELPKLDVKNRPEWAYGFRVHDNCERRGHYDLDEFVLEWGDEGAKKGWCLFKMGCKGPYADLNCSLVKFNEGTSWPVQAGHGCFACGAGKIAFDKYANHRPLAEEDKPDEEKS, encoded by the coding sequence ATGCGTATCGTGATCGTCGGCGGCGGTATCGTCGCGGCCTATATGGCAAATGCATTGAAAGAGCAGGCTTCCGAGCATGAAGTGCTCATCGTTTCAAAAGAACCCTATCCTCCCTATGACCGTATCCACCTCTGTTCCCTGGTCAACGGCAGCCAGAGTATCGAAGAGATCGCGTTACCGCTACCGTCCGGTGTCGGACTCGAGCTCAATGCCGAAGTCGTGCAGATCGACAGAACGGCCAAACGCATCTACACCGAATCTTCGGCTTTCGCCTACGACATCCTTGTTATTGCGACCGGCTCGAAGCCGCGCACGCTTTTCGGCATCAAAGGGATGAAAAACGCGGTCACTTTCAGAAGTGCCGATGACAGCGCCTGCATTGCAGAACGTGTGAAGGGGAAAAACGTCGTGATGCTGGGGGTCGGCCCCATCGGACTTGAGCTGCTGGATACCTTGTGTACGCTTGAAGGGCCGGAAAAGATCTACCTTGTGTCACGCGGCAAGCACCTTTATGACAAGGCGATGACGCCGGCTTCGATAGCCATGATGAAACGCATTTACGAAGAGGCCGACCCCAGAGTCGAGATACTGCTCGAAGAGGAGATCGTTGACAAGACAGTAGAGGGGGGCGAGATCACGAAGGTCGTCATGAAGTCGCGTACCATTGAGAACCCCTTTTTGATTTTCGGTGTCGGTATCACCCCTAGCGCAGACCTTGCCAAAGAGGTGCTTGACATGGACAGGGGGATTCTCGTCGATGAACATATGCGCAGCTGCGATCCATCTATCTATGCCGTCGGTGAAGTGGCACAGTTGCCCGACGGCTACATTGCGGGGAGGGTGAAAGAGTGCACCTTGGAAGCCGATGCCGCCATCGCTTCGATCCTGGGCAAAGCGGGTGAAGGGTTCAAGGAGTTCGTGACGATCGACGGGCTTAAAGTCGGCAGCTTCCTGCTCGCCGATGTGACATCGACCCGTTACAACCCGAAAGACAGCAATAACGAAGAGATCGTCATTACATCGAAAAAAGAGAGCCGTGTTGACCACTACATCACCAATGACGACCGCCTGGTCCGTTTCATCGGCATCAACACCAATATCGACGTCATGGCGCTGAAACAGATGATGGAGTCGGGGGAGAAGGTCGACGCCGCCTATTTTTACGCCAACCGTCTTGTGAGCGAACGGGGCAAGCTGATCTGCAGCTGCGCCAGCGGTTACGAGCAGGACCTGGTCGAGATCATCCAAACAAACTGTATCGAGAGCTTTGGCGATCTCAAACCTTTCAGCGAAGCAGGGCGGGTCTGCGGCCGCTGCAAGAAAGATGTGGCACAGCTGATCGCCGATACGCCGGTCGATCCGGAAGCAGCGGCGCGTATGAAGGCCGAGCGCGAAGAAGCGGCCAAGGCGGCCGAACTGGCGAAGGTACAGCATCGAATTGACAAGTTCAACACGCTGCATCCGAAAAACATGATTGCGAGTGAAAATCTTGAAGAGGCGATCAGCGCTTTTGATATGAACAAAGAGTATAACCGCTGGGTCTCGATGATCACGGCAAATATGCACCTGCATCCCGACTATGAACCGCTGGTCAGTAAGGGTGTGGAGCAGCTTAACAAGATCCCGATCATCTGGCTGGAGCTGGCAGACTGTACCGGCAACTCTGAAGGCTTTATCAAGTCCGCCCATCCGAAGGTGGATGACCTGATTTTACGCTATATCTCCCTTGATTACCATGAACTGCTGATGGCAGCTTCCGGCGATCAGTCGGAGTCGGTGCTTGATAGCATTATCAAGAACGATGCCGGCCGATATATTCTGATGGTCGAAGGGGCGATCCCGATGGGGATGGACGGCAAGTTCCTGCGTATCGGGCCGAAGGGTGAAACGGGCTACAAGCTGTTAAAGCGTGTTGCTGAAAATGCGGCGGCGGTACTCTCCATCGGTTCATGCGCCTTTGACGGGGGTGTTGTTGCCGCAGAACCGAACCCGACGGGAGCCGTCGGTGTCGCCGAAGCCCTTGGACGAAATGATATCATCAACCTGCCGGGCTGCCCGGTCAACCCTATCAACATTGTCGGTACACTGCTGCACTACATCATGTTCGACGAACTGCCAAAGCTCGACGTAAAGAACCGTCCGGAGTGGGCCTACGGCTTCCGTGTCCATGACAACTGCGAACGCCGCGGCCACTACGACCTTGACGAGTTTGTTCTGGAGTGGGGCGATGAGGGGGCGAAAAAGGGGTGGTGCCTCTTTAAGATGGGGTGCAAGGGACCCTACGCCGATCTCAACTGCTCCCTGGTCAAGTTCAATGAAGGGACGAGCTGGCCGGTACAGGCGGGGCACGGCTGTTTCGCCTGCGGTGCCGGCAAGATCGCTTTCGATAAATATGCCAATCACAGACCGCTTGCGGAAGAGGACAAACCCGATGAAGAGAAGAGTTAA
- a CDS encoding caspase family protein — MMRITLVLSILMLSLWAAPTLQTMKKEARVAIVVGNGNYDEHALTLPIQNARNVRKFLEQNGFYVYYGENLDKRNFIRLLRKFNKKMHPGGVALFYFSGHLVQTKRKNYLVPIDSGITEEAMIPRQGIAMTSVYTGMRRAHNRLNIIVLDGAKEAPFGSLFALEKESYAPIKAADDFSTFIATYPDRLNNSDTFTKDFLSLADKKGLELQELKRGLSYVRKQHNQPQPYITLTQKRPFYFKLPDRLPTQDEIAYAQIKNSQSRKEIANFINAYPQSVFVKEAEKQLKIFDDIEEKAREDKRKAFEAKAAEATRKMQEKARKLHNAETNTSEVKNSTYDMAEIVIEKPQNSTSEKPSVTTSEDVQKNDVNITLTKPGEQVKELLAKPVKGDERNIVLE; from the coding sequence ATGATGCGTATTACTTTGGTTCTTTCAATTTTAATGCTTTCGCTTTGGGCAGCGCCGACACTGCAGACGATGAAAAAAGAGGCCCGTGTCGCCATTGTCGTGGGCAACGGTAACTATGATGAGCATGCCTTAACATTACCGATACAAAATGCCCGTAACGTACGTAAATTTCTGGAACAAAACGGTTTTTATGTCTACTACGGCGAGAACCTCGATAAACGCAATTTCATCCGTCTGCTTAGAAAATTCAACAAAAAAATGCACCCCGGCGGTGTCGCTCTGTTCTACTTTAGCGGCCACCTAGTTCAAACCAAGAGAAAAAACTACCTTGTTCCAATCGACAGCGGTATCACAGAAGAGGCGATGATACCGCGCCAGGGCATTGCTATGACTTCCGTCTATACGGGAATGAGACGTGCGCACAACCGACTCAATATCATCGTTCTCGATGGGGCGAAAGAGGCACCCTTTGGCTCCCTTTTTGCATTGGAAAAAGAATCATACGCACCGATTAAAGCCGCTGATGATTTCTCAACATTCATTGCCACCTATCCTGACAGACTCAACAATTCCGACACATTTACTAAAGACTTCCTGTCGCTTGCCGACAAAAAGGGGTTGGAGCTGCAGGAGCTAAAAAGAGGTCTCAGCTATGTGCGAAAACAGCACAACCAACCTCAGCCTTATATCACCCTTACACAAAAGCGCCCCTTTTATTTCAAACTTCCCGATCGTCTTCCGACACAAGATGAGATTGCCTATGCCCAGATAAAAAACAGTCAATCGAGAAAAGAGATCGCAAATTTTATCAACGCCTACCCGCAGAGCGTTTTTGTCAAAGAAGCCGAAAAACAGCTGAAGATTTTTGACGACATTGAAGAGAAGGCACGTGAAGATAAACGCAAAGCATTTGAAGCCAAAGCAGCTGAGGCAACACGAAAGATGCAGGAAAAAGCAAGAAAACTGCACAACGCAGAGACCAATACCTCTGAAGTGAAAAACAGTACATACGATATGGCTGAAATAGTGATTGAAAAACCACAAAACAGTACTTCAGAAAAACCTTCTGTAACAACGTCGGAAGATGTTCAAAAAAATGACGTCAATATCACACTCACCAAGCCGGGCGAACAGGTAAAAGAATTATTGGCAAAACCCGTTAAAGGTGATGAACGCAACATTGTGCTGGAATAA
- a CDS encoding 1-acyl-sn-glycerol-3-phosphate acyltransferase: MSEQESIRLSEIEKRVRQDADFVKEIAVQKIDGKHIAFIYPDFDLLKKQQIVNIEDQVKWYAVEIYNMHPIDKIRLDGYRILKEPISSAGESTKKKEEEPGTEVYRQLKTYLQGVTTQAISPSSHLELDLGLDSLDYVMLFTFVEKNFGVHLDEALFAERMVMQDLCDYIAENRQKSEKQHVAWSEIVHHPIDYALPYAPFVMLLYKVTLLPLFRLYFRLSVTGKENLPEAPCIIAPSHESMLDGFVVEASLPYGVLKKTFFLAFEVVFGRSFLGMLSSISQMIMIDINHDLKTAMQRTAEPLKRGANVVIFPEGARSRDGKLLPFKRYYAILSKELNVPVVPVMIDGTFEAMKAGELFPRPAKVRLQYLPPIYPDGLSYDEINERVKRAIAQALESSSQ, encoded by the coding sequence GTGAGCGAACAAGAGAGCATCCGTTTATCCGAGATCGAAAAGCGTGTCAGGCAGGATGCAGACTTCGTTAAAGAGATCGCCGTTCAAAAGATAGACGGGAAGCATATAGCATTCATCTATCCCGACTTTGACCTGCTGAAAAAACAGCAGATCGTCAACATCGAAGATCAGGTCAAATGGTACGCCGTTGAAATCTACAATATGCATCCCATCGACAAGATCAGACTTGACGGCTACAGAATTTTAAAAGAACCCATCTCCTCAGCCGGCGAAAGTACCAAGAAAAAGGAAGAAGAGCCGGGTACCGAAGTCTACAGACAACTAAAAACCTACCTTCAGGGTGTAACAACGCAGGCTATTTCCCCCTCATCGCATCTTGAGCTTGACCTCGGGCTTGACTCGCTTGATTACGTCATGCTCTTTACTTTTGTTGAGAAAAATTTCGGGGTTCATCTGGATGAAGCTCTCTTTGCGGAGAGGATGGTAATGCAGGACCTCTGCGACTATATCGCCGAAAACCGCCAAAAGAGCGAGAAACAGCATGTGGCATGGTCTGAGATCGTCCATCACCCCATCGATTATGCGCTTCCCTATGCCCCTTTCGTAATGCTGCTCTACAAGGTCACGCTGCTGCCGCTGTTCCGGCTCTACTTTCGTCTTTCTGTTACCGGAAAAGAGAACCTGCCCGAAGCGCCCTGCATCATCGCGCCGTCGCATGAGAGCATGCTTGACGGGTTTGTCGTCGAAGCCTCTCTGCCCTACGGCGTCTTGAAAAAGACCTTTTTCCTCGCCTTTGAGGTGGTCTTCGGGCGCTCGTTTCTGGGCATGCTCTCAAGCATAAGTCAGATGATCATGATCGACATCAACCATGATCTGAAAACAGCGATGCAGCGGACAGCCGAACCTCTGAAAAGAGGGGCGAACGTCGTGATCTTTCCCGAAGGGGCGCGCTCGCGTGACGGGAAGCTGCTCCCTTTCAAAAGATATTACGCCATTCTTTCCAAGGAACTCAACGTGCCTGTTGTCCCGGTCATGATCGACGGCACATTTGAAGCGATGAAGGCAGGAGAACTCTTTCCTAGACCGGCCAAGGTGCGACTGCAGTATCTTCCGCCAATCTATCCCGACGGTCTCTCCTATGACGAAATCAACGAACGCGTCAAGAGAGCCATCGCCCAGGCACTTGAGAGCAGCTCTCAATAG
- the ppa gene encoding inorganic diphosphatase, translating into MNLDKIGYGENPEKVTAIIEIPYGSNIKYEVEKESGAVVLDRVMHSAMFYPANYGFVNKTLSQDGDPADILVLTEYPMQAGCVVNCRLLGVLIMEDESGIDEKLLAVPTSKIDPTYDAMKDIDDIPKHTLDKIKNFFETYKMLEPNKWVKVKGFENKASATKILQDAIDNA; encoded by the coding sequence ATGAACCTAGATAAAATCGGTTATGGTGAAAACCCGGAAAAAGTTACAGCAATTATTGAGATCCCTTACGGTTCTAACATCAAATACGAAGTTGAAAAAGAGAGCGGTGCCGTCGTACTTGACCGTGTCATGCACTCAGCTATGTTCTACCCTGCAAACTACGGTTTTGTCAATAAAACACTTTCTCAAGACGGTGATCCTGCAGACATCCTTGTACTGACTGAATATCCGATGCAAGCCGGCTGTGTTGTCAACTGCCGTCTTCTTGGTGTATTGATCATGGAAGATGAGAGCGGTATCGATGAAAAACTTCTGGCTGTTCCGACCTCCAAAATCGACCCTACCTATGATGCGATGAAAGATATCGACGATATCCCTAAACATACGCTTGACAAGATCAAAAACTTTTTCGAGACCTACAAAATGCTTGAACCAAACAAATGGGTAAAAGTCAAAGGTTTCGAAAACAAAGCCTCAGCGACAAAGATCCTTCAAGACGCGATCGATAACGCCTAA
- a CDS encoding nickel-dependent hydrogenase large subunit, which translates to MPSRKIVIDPITRIEGHLRIEVEVDENNVVTEAWASGQLFRGIEIILKGRDPRDAGLIAQRICGVCTNVHYRASISAVEDAYKIGLPKNAEIIRNLVTLALFVQDHIVHYYQLHSLDYVDVVSALEADPADAAETAKSYHDHPYRNSTGHLSAVKEKLSSFVKAGRLGLFANGYWGHSAYRFSPEENLVHMNHYLEALRIQRELSKAVAIFAGKTPHPQNLVVGGVTSVADMLNPQRLNDFMFIIKEARDFIERAYIPDMKMAVKAYGDEIKAGQGRGSGNFLAVGGYRFGKAEQLFEGGVITAHDFDKIEPFDEIHITEEASRSWYADDVPTSPYEETTEPFYTDLNEDGTLKTEGKYSWVKAPRYKGRPMEVGPLARMVIGYLKESKVIRPYMQHFMDATGLDLMDFSTTLGRNAARAVEAQICCDYIFDFCSDLIENIKYYDEETWTKYVFESLPKEAKGRGIFEVPRGVLSHFVRIEEAKIANYQAVVPTTWNASPKDAKGVRGPYEESLVGIKLSDLSAPLEVLRVVHSFDPCLACAVHVIDTKGRALGVYKVGSSCSI; encoded by the coding sequence ATGCCGAGTCGTAAGATCGTTATCGACCCGATCACAAGGATAGAGGGGCATCTGCGCATCGAAGTCGAAGTTGATGAGAACAACGTGGTCACTGAAGCCTGGGCTTCGGGACAGCTCTTTCGCGGTATCGAAATCATTCTTAAAGGGCGAGATCCGCGTGATGCAGGGCTGATCGCCCAGCGTATCTGCGGGGTCTGTACGAATGTCCATTACCGTGCTTCCATCAGCGCCGTTGAAGACGCTTATAAGATCGGGTTGCCGAAAAATGCGGAGATCATCCGTAATCTGGTGACGCTTGCACTTTTCGTACAGGACCACATCGTCCACTACTATCAGCTGCATTCGCTCGATTATGTCGATGTCGTCAGCGCTCTTGAAGCCGATCCGGCCGATGCGGCGGAGACGGCAAAATCGTATCATGACCACCCTTATCGCAACTCTACCGGGCATCTGAGTGCGGTCAAGGAGAAACTGAGCTCTTTTGTCAAAGCGGGACGTCTGGGGCTTTTTGCAAACGGCTACTGGGGCCACAGTGCCTACAGGTTCTCTCCTGAGGAGAATCTGGTGCATATGAACCACTACCTCGAAGCACTGCGTATCCAGCGCGAACTGAGCAAGGCGGTGGCGATCTTCGCCGGCAAGACTCCGCACCCGCAGAACCTTGTTGTCGGCGGGGTGACCAGTGTGGCGGATATGCTCAATCCGCAGCGTCTCAACGACTTTATGTTCATCATCAAAGAGGCCCGCGACTTTATTGAACGGGCCTACATCCCGGATATGAAGATGGCGGTAAAAGCCTACGGCGATGAGATCAAAGCGGGACAAGGACGCGGCAGCGGTAACTTCTTAGCTGTCGGCGGCTACCGTTTCGGCAAAGCAGAGCAGCTCTTCGAAGGGGGCGTTATTACCGCCCACGACTTTGATAAGATAGAGCCCTTTGACGAGATACATATTACCGAAGAGGCCTCACGTTCGTGGTACGCTGACGATGTGCCTACCTCGCCGTACGAGGAGACGACAGAACCGTTCTATACCGATCTGAATGAAGACGGCACGCTCAAGACCGAAGGCAAATACAGCTGGGTCAAGGCGCCGCGATACAAAGGCAGACCGATGGAGGTTGGGCCGCTCGCACGGATGGTCATCGGCTACCTGAAAGAGTCAAAAGTCATCAGGCCCTATATGCAGCATTTTATGGATGCGACCGGACTGGATCTGATGGACTTTTCGACGACACTGGGACGCAATGCGGCGCGTGCAGTAGAGGCGCAGATCTGCTGCGACTATATCTTCGACTTCTGTAGCGACCTTATCGAGAACATCAAGTACTACGACGAAGAGACCTGGACGAAGTACGTTTTCGAATCGCTTCCGAAAGAGGCAAAAGGGCGCGGGATATTTGAAGTGCCGCGCGGGGTGCTTTCGCACTTCGTCCGTATCGAAGAGGCAAAGATCGCCAACTACCAGGCGGTCGTTCCGACGACGTGGAACGCGTCGCCTAAAGACGCCAAGGGTGTTCGCGGTCCGTACGAAGAGTCGCTGGTCGGCATCAAGCTTTCGGATCTCTCGGCCCCGCTGGAAGTGCTGCGTGTGGTCCACTCCTTCGATCCGTGTCTGGCCTGTGCCGTGCATGTGATCGATACCAAAGGGCGAGCGTTGGGCGTCTATAAAGTGGGCAGCAGTTGCAGTATTTAA
- a CDS encoding universal stress protein, producing the protein MRKVQQILVAIDRSAMAGEALQRAISIAEENRAQLIVMHVIEPLFMEAPYAKSVDKDNIRQQITEEIDRLNSQTHVEYMLFIESGPAAGTIRHKAEKMQVDLLVVGSHGKEDIRSNYFGSTTLKLIQRTHIPVLIVKNKVERSYQEMIAPTNLSDYSKESIRFANALFTQSHKKYLYAFETISDLQAMTYQISNDEAMKLRAIKTKDAAEAFKKFVTEVGEGEMELIEYGASINEDLLAYITKERADLLVLGSKGIDNLNSFVFGSTASYLVQRASIDILVYVPSST; encoded by the coding sequence ATGCGAAAAGTTCAACAGATTCTCGTCGCTATTGATCGGTCCGCTATGGCCGGAGAGGCACTCCAACGTGCTATTTCCATAGCTGAGGAAAACAGGGCGCAGCTGATTGTCATGCATGTTATAGAGCCCCTCTTCATGGAAGCCCCTTATGCAAAATCAGTCGATAAAGATAATATCAGGCAACAGATTACCGAAGAGATCGACCGGCTCAATTCTCAAACGCATGTCGAGTATATGCTCTTCATTGAATCAGGGCCGGCGGCCGGTACTATCAGGCACAAAGCAGAAAAGATGCAAGTCGATCTGCTCGTGGTCGGATCCCACGGCAAAGAGGACATCAGAAGCAACTATTTCGGATCCACGACACTGAAACTCATTCAACGGACCCATATTCCGGTACTTATTGTCAAAAACAAGGTCGAGCGAAGCTATCAGGAGATGATCGCACCGACCAACCTCTCTGATTATTCAAAAGAGAGCATACGCTTTGCCAATGCACTTTTTACCCAATCGCACAAAAAATATCTTTATGCTTTCGAAACCATCAGTGATCTCCAGGCAATGACCTATCAGATCAGTAATGACGAGGCCATGAAATTGCGGGCGATCAAGACGAAAGATGCCGCAGAAGCATTCAAGAAGTTTGTAACAGAGGTCGGGGAGGGAGAGATGGAGCTGATCGAATACGGTGCCTCCATCAATGAAGATCTTCTGGCCTATATTACAAAAGAGAGAGCAGATCTGCTTGTACTGGGGTCGAAAGGTATTGACAACCTGAACTCTTTCGTCTTTGGCTCAACCGCTTCATATCTGGTCCAGCGCGCATCTATTGACATACTGGTCTATGTCCCCTCTTCAACGTAA
- a CDS encoding HyaD/HybD family hydrogenase maturation endopeptidase, whose amino-acid sequence MKIAVIGVGNILFMDEGVGVYASKMLKENYVFKPEIEIVDGGTLGFKLMDYFEDYDKVVILDTVSIDDNPGSVYNLPAEALMGLGDYRKTVHEVEVVGMLEICSMLDKMAEVSVMGIIPEDILTVQINLTETVKQGLPLLLEKSVNILRAAGIDVTPKPMQQTIETILSFYDDPGMRLR is encoded by the coding sequence ATGAAAATAGCGGTGATCGGTGTCGGCAATATTCTGTTCATGGATGAAGGTGTCGGCGTCTATGCGAGCAAGATGCTTAAAGAGAACTATGTTTTTAAACCCGAAATCGAGATCGTAGACGGAGGAACCCTCGGCTTTAAGCTGATGGACTATTTTGAAGATTACGACAAGGTGGTTATTCTCGATACGGTCTCTATAGATGATAATCCCGGTTCTGTCTACAACCTGCCGGCCGAAGCACTGATGGGCCTTGGCGACTACCGGAAAACCGTACATGAGGTCGAAGTGGTGGGCATGCTGGAGATCTGTTCGATGCTGGATAAGATGGCCGAAGTAAGTGTTATGGGTATTATTCCCGAAGATATCCTAACGGTGCAGATCAATCTGACTGAAACGGTGAAGCAGGGACTTCCTCTGTTACTCGAGAAGAGTGTCAATATCCTTCGGGCTGCCGGTATAGATGTCACGCCAAAACCGATGCAGCAAACTATCGAGACGATTCTTTCGTTTTACGATGACCCCGGCATGCGTTTACGTTGA